In Collimonas arenae, a single genomic region encodes these proteins:
- the cdiI gene encoding ribonuclease toxin immunity protein CdiI, whose product MNNSKHDEFHAMNPYLFEQLDRENDSYWIVKDYFNSIRWPQEFLEGMSRLVKKIGWVPEGAGCIFPDFVDADPSGHFKGVKFWYGNYEIVIAEDKFIELASLAFDLFAKEHPEYKGEVDNFRHELSQNFDKETD is encoded by the coding sequence ATGAATAATTCAAAACATGACGAATTTCATGCGATGAATCCATATTTATTTGAACAATTAGATCGAGAAAATGATTCTTACTGGATAGTAAAAGACTATTTTAATAGCATCAGATGGCCTCAGGAATTTCTTGAAGGCATGTCTCGTCTTGTGAAAAAGATTGGATGGGTACCAGAAGGGGCCGGATGCATATTTCCTGATTTTGTGGATGCCGATCCGAGTGGACATTTTAAAGGCGTAAAATTTTGGTATGGAAATTATGAAATAGTAATTGCTGAAGATAAATTTATAGAACTCGCCTCTTTAGCATTTGATTTATTTGCCAAAGAACACCCGGAATATAAGGGGGAAGTCGATAATTTTCGTCACGAATTAAGTCAGAATTTTGATAAGGAAACCGATTAA
- a CDS encoding CdiA family toxin C-terminal domain-containing protein translates to MLVRNIQCVTGLLDTDPNKAAALAQQARGASDIAEQNLLLSTGAFSTYGFTDMAFDTGTRVVNALSDTTRDAINLLGYVLTHGPNALPQTPPDLPDGSGPTGSAGAVVTPAIPICEPPICTMLPPITVYGSTSNLPSNVLLSTGDNSGSTNSNSSDSNTKNNGSTTNTGSQASPTGASTQPAFNANIENHLTSVDGFSQQSGVGGAHTTNAFNQAVTQNKLDIVNTSPGSVDGITNVTYKIPAKNPDGSIVVDVTGQTVYKNQEYTKTIYDPSIISTQTVTKMGEQAATNGYAAAIAAGKTQFDAAAGGLIFRVYIDPVTKNITNFFPK, encoded by the coding sequence ATGCTGGTGCGCAATATACAATGTGTGACCGGCCTGTTGGATACGGATCCAAACAAGGCTGCGGCGCTGGCCCAGCAAGCCCGTGGCGCGTCAGATATCGCAGAGCAAAACCTGCTGTTAAGTACAGGAGCGTTTAGTACCTATGGCTTCACTGACATGGCATTTGATACGGGAACTCGGGTAGTAAACGCATTATCTGATACCACGCGTGACGCTATTAATTTGCTTGGATACGTTTTAACACACGGGCCTAATGCCCTTCCGCAGACTCCACCAGACTTGCCGGATGGCTCTGGGCCAACGGGAAGCGCTGGTGCGGTAGTGACGCCAGCGATACCGATCTGTGAGCCGCCGATCTGTACTATGTTGCCGCCAATTACTGTCTATGGTTCGACAAGTAACTTGCCGAGCAACGTGCTTTTGTCTACCGGCGATAATAGTGGGAGCACTAACTCGAATAGCAGCGATAGCAATACTAAAAATAATGGTTCAACAACAAATACGGGTTCACAGGCATCGCCGACGGGGGCATCGACTCAGCCAGCTTTTAATGCCAATATTGAAAATCATCTAACATCAGTTGATGGATTCAGTCAACAAAGCGGGGTAGGAGGAGCGCATACTACGAACGCGTTTAATCAAGCTGTGACTCAAAATAAATTGGATATCGTTAATACCAGTCCCGGATCGGTAGATGGAATTACAAATGTTACGTACAAAATTCCTGCAAAAAATCCAGATGGAAGTATTGTGGTCGATGTAACGGGGCAGACAGTATATAAAAATCAAGAATATACGAAAACGATTTATGACCCATCAATAATCTCGACACAAACGGTGACAAAAATGGGTGAGCAAGCTGCCACCAATGGTTATGCAGCTGCAATCGCAGCAGGAAAAACGCAATTTGATGCTGCCGCTGGAGGATTGATTTTCCGTGTGTACATTGATCCTGTAACCAAAAATATTACCAATTTCTTTCCAAAGTGA